The Coccidioides posadasii str. Silveira chromosome 2, complete sequence genomic interval GCCGACTCTTCAGTTTCCTTTTTATCCTGCTCTAATTTTTTCCGGATATCCTCTAACAAATCCTTTTTCTgttctttttgattttctaAACTTGGAGTTCGAGAAGGTTTTGGCGGAGAAGATGGCGAGGCTTTTATTTCGGGGACGGGGGGTGTAGATTTGGATTTAGGTGATGGAGGAGCTTGCGATTCGGGTTCATTGTCTTCCTCGTCGTCATACTCATCGTAATCATCTTCATCTAGTTTCCGGGCCGGACGTCGCGAAGGCACCAGAGCGGCCTCTGTTTGGGAATCGGCGGGCGCATGATCCTCTGCGGGAGCTCCGTTCGGTTCGGTAACTGAAGCGGAGACATCAAGAACCCTCTTGTTGCTAAAGAGCAAATTTATCTTCGCCTCCGTGCGCTTGTAGCTTTCTCGAAAGGCGATAACACGAGGGTCTTCCTCCGGTGTTCCATCGCTGTCCAGTATCAAGTTTCCGCTCTGAGAGCTCTCCGCATTTGCGCGCGAAGGTATTTGGGGGGTGCGGGGCCGGGAGGGGCCGTTTGACAGACCATTGGCGGAGGAAATGGCATTGTGTTGATTATCCGGGGGGCGGAGATGACCTGGAGGAAGCCAGGCGCAGTGCTGGTTGAGCGACATGGCCGCGCCAAACCCGCCTGCTGCTGGGCGGGCGAGGGGGTTACCCTCAGCTGACGAGCCCACCTCAGCGGAGAACAATCTGGACTCCTGGGTCGCGGAAAAATCGCATAAGATGGAACCCAAGCCGTGATAACCACTCCGGAGCTGGATCCGAAGCGAAAACCGATGGATGTGCTGAGTTCTCGATGGCTAAGAGTGAGACTCTTTTGGTGGAGATTCTTTGCGGAGGTGGAAAGTCATAAGGTTGCCCAGACAGACCATTCTGACCAACCGAGCAGGTCACGGGATCTGGGGAAGGGCCAAAAAGAAGCTTCGGCTGCTTGAGATCACAGTGAGGTGGAAACGGGCTGTCGGCATACACAGCCAGGGCTGGGCTGTTGCTCGCAGTGAATAGAACACGTTGAAATAGATCTTCTGTTGTCAGGTCAGCGCACAGCGTCAGCGGCATGAGTTCTTTGTGAATCACCTCTCAGACCCCCAATACTCAAggaactactccgtacccaaCAACACCTAGATCACGGCAATCTCCTCCATTCTTTCGtgaacagaaaagaaaagcagaaTAGAAAAAGCTCCCTGATAATACTCTGCAGCTCAAAATGCGCATAAGATATCCCTTTGCTGGTATGTTTGCCAGCCGGTCCACCGAAGCTCTCAGCCTCGTATATCACCTCAGCATTTCCTTCGCTTGCTAACTCGAAAATTCACTTTTAACTTCAGGGGCTTtccttgttcttcttcttctatccGCTTACATTGGCCTCACTCCTCACAATGAATCGAAGCCCGGCGACTCGACAATCCCGCCATCGCTCCAGCCCAACGACAAATTCCTCCACTTCGTGACCTTCTTTATCCTCTCCATCGCATTCTACTGGATCCTAGACACGACTCGTCGGCGAACACTCCACCTGACCATCGCCGTCTGCACACTGGTACTAGGAATCGGCTCGGAAATAGTACAATCACTGATTCCAAACGGCCGCTCGTTCGATCCCTTTGATATCCTTGCCAACATAGTTGGCAGCTTGGGCGCGGTGGGACTCTGTACGTGGTACCACAAGCGGATGTTGGAGCGGAGAAGAAAATCTCGCTTTGGAAATTTGATGAACGATGGAGCTGGTGGGGATGATATTGAATTAGGCGTCAATTCGACACACGACACAGAACTGGGTACCCAGGAAACTGGCATTACGACTACTAGGACTCTGGAGCAAGAGGTTGATAATTGGGACGAGAACGCGGTTGACAATTGGGATGAGGAAGATGGAGAGCAGGGCGAGAGTAACCCTGTGGGAAGTGGAGATAGACCAAAAACAGCCCAGGCGAAGGATGATGTGAAGTTACGCAGTGACTGATCAATGTTTAATATGAATATGATGAGATGATGAAAAGCTTGTTGAGCTGCGGTTCATGTATACTTAaaaatctctctctctctttctgtctctttttctttttcttttttttttttttgggcttGTTTACCTTTTTTATAGGCCATGAATTGCTGCTTGTTTCTGCTGACATGTAGTGAGTCTAATTAGGAATGATTTTGAATCTGGAGTGTGGGTGGAAAAGTATGCTAGTTGATGGGACATGATCAAAGTGCGGCATAatattatattatatatTCTGCTTTGTCCCATTGTAGTCACTGGAAAACATGAGGAAGTACATACATAGGATGAAAGCAACATGGTCAGGTGGTTCTCCAAGACAGCTCACAAAACAGGAAAATGTGGTAACTCCGTAGGAATTTTATTTACTACTTTTATACCAATGATTGGAATGTGGTAACAATGAAAGTATAGGCCATGAATGATAAACTGTTTTATGCAAAGAGACTGAAAAACAAGACTTGAAAGAAAAATGCCTGGTTATTGTCCCGGTCCAAAGCAGGTATGCATGCCAATAACTTTACACAAAGGCCTCCCAAAACATATGAAATCAAAAATTAATACAAACTGGGTAATGAAAAACAAGGATGGTCTGGCCAAAATTCCCGAGCAGTAGGGATTCCGCTTCAGGTGGTTCAGATCAGCTCCAGCGGGCGATCTCATCGTTTCCACAGCCCTCGATAGTAAGGAGACCAATTAATCAACAATGGGTTCCAGCTCTCCCTTGGTGTTCGTTTCTGTAGGAGTATCTTCTTCGTCCTTCGTGGTATCCTTTCCTTCAGCATCGGAAGTACCAGTCACACCCTTGTCTCCAAGGAGAGCATGGGCCTGTTCCTTTACGACGTCGTATATAAATTGATATTGTATATCATTATATACCATCATCATTCGCTGTTCTCGGAGTTGATTTACCGTATCAAAGACGGTGTCGACAGTGTCATCGGCCACATTTAGCAGATGCCCGTTCCGTAATTCCCTTAGAAGGTGATCAAGGGCGATAAAGGTGCCAGTTCTTCCAACACCAGCGCTACAATGGACGATTCTCGGGTTGTCACGGGATCTCGCCTTGTCGGCGGTTATTTTCGTCAATTCAATTAGCGCATCGCGGTAGTGGCCCTCTGGCTTCGCATAATCGGACCAACCGGCAAACAGGAAATGCCAAACAAGTTTTGATTCTGAACCGAGTTCTAGCTTGAGCTTGCGAACTTCAGAGCAGCATGACTCGTCGTAGGAGCACTCCAAAAGTGAAACTGACCCAGAAGGATGGTCGGATGTAGTATCGTCTTCTTTGTGGTCAACAAATGGATCTGAGTCA includes:
- a CDS encoding uncharacterized protein (SECRETED:SignalP(1-29)~EggNog:ENOG410PNRV~COG:S~TransMembrane:3 (n7-17c21/22o45-63i70-92o104-122i)), which gives rise to MRIRYPFAGAFLVLLLLSAYIGLTPHNESKPGDSTIPPSLQPNDKFLHFVTFFILSIAFYWILDTTRRRTLHLTIAVCTLVLGIGSEIVQSLIPNGRSFDPFDILANIVGSLGAVGLCTWYHKRMLERRRKSRFGNLMNDGAGGDDIELGVNSTHDTELGTQETGITTTRTLEQEVDNWDENAVDNWDEEDGEQGESNPVGSGDRPKTAQAKDDVKLRSD